CTTCGGAACAAGTGTGTGTAAGCTGCAAGACTTGCGGTGTCGCAAGTCTTACCATTTAAGGCAATCTCTGTATCGTGACGCCAGGCCCCTCCAGCATCTTCTAATTATAAACCCACGCTCACGATACGCATACAACTGTGGCTCCGGCTCACTGTACCActtttgggtgtgtgtgtgtgcattagaaaatataaaaaacttATTACCAAAGTGGTGGAGTCTTTAACTTAAAATGGattaaaaatttgaaaagctcatttccaccttcAATGAAAATGTGCAGAAAGCAGAATGTATTTGGAGTTCGAAAAACCCACATTCTTCCGAATCCAAACACAATATGGATCACCGGAGGACCGTCGACAAGTAATGTTCATCGCCTGTTGGTATTCGTCGTGGGCGTGGGTGAAATCTCCTCCCACATGAAGGGACCACTCCTGTCGCGCGATCGCACACATTCGCAGTGCGTAATACGAGGGTCGCCAAGAATACTAGAGGGGCCACCGAactttgtgtttgtttggaaaaatTACCCATCAACCAGAATGCGGTCAGTCTCGGTTTGGCTTTCAGTGCGGGTTGATATgccgcgatcgtgatcgtaaGAAAGGCGATAGTGGAAGCATTCAACAAGTGCCCGACGAAAGTGAATGAAAATTGCTCAAAAGCCCTCAAAACCCTAAGAAAAGAACGGTGTTGTGCAACAGTTGTCTAttagtttttgaattttattatcTTTTGGGTTGAAACCCCGAAGGGTTAAAAACTATAGTTTGCGTAGAatttaattatatttattgGTGTTCCACCTGGTATGATGTCACCAAACGTGATGTTGCGTTCTGATTTTGGGACTTTCTTCTTTCCTGCGAAAGTGCGAATCGTGCGAAGTTCAATAAGTGCGCGACTCTGAGTGCTCGACCCTCCAAAAACAGATATTGTGCCACAGTTCTCTAttagtttttgaattttattatcCTTTCGGTTGAAACCCCTAAGGGTTAAAAACTATAGTTTGCGtagaatttaattatttttaatagTGTTTCGCCATGTTCATTTTCGCTAGAGGTTCATCCCATTTTGTTCGTGCTCAGTACGTACCGATTATGTATCGATATTTGATCTAAGCTTTTTGATAAAGATTTACGAATGTGAGGCAAGGCGTCTTGATTCGTTTCGTTCTGTACTCTCTAGAGGAGGACGTCGTTCCGTTTGACGAACGACGCTCCTCCCTTCTCGAAAACGGATGTTCCACCCGGAATGATGTCACCAAACGTGATGTCGCGCTCTCGTGTTCTGggacttttttctttcctccaAGTGTAGCTTATGTAAAGtaaattatgtgtttttttaagaTCTGTGCCCCACCCTGACTGTGAGAGTACCTCTTCTGCTCATCATGGCCCGGTACCATCGTGTTCTGATGCATGTATGTGATACGACATAGATTGTGCCTACTGGAGTATGAGATTGGCTGAAGCAATCTGTTTAGTTTCTACATATACTTTACGCTACGTTCGTTAGACTGTTAGGACTGTTTTTGGCTCTggttaaaaatataaatatgcaaatttgaAAAGCATGTTTAAAATTCGTGTGCAGCTATTTTGTAAACCTTCGATCGAAAATGTCTGCAATTTGACTCAGCATCAGCAATACATACATTTTCATCCATTTATCCCTAACTTTACGAACGATTGTCAAGTTATTGTGCTTGTTGTGCTTATTGTGCACCCAAGGACCCTGAATCGGATGCAGGTGATGGTGACAGCCGTTTGCCATGTTCGGGAGCAACTTCGTGAGCTCCAAGAGTCGCTGTATTTGACCATAACAAGGTAAGTAATCATACTGGCACATTTTTTCCGCTTTTGTTAGCTATGTTTTCGAGATGTGTGTTTGAAAGTTAGTCGCCAGTTTTTAAGGACTAACCCTAGGTATTTTACTGATTGGTTCTATGAGATTTCAATGTTCCTTATTTTGGCATAACGGTTGAGTTTGTTTGTGATTAGGGGATTTCCCTTCGGCGCTGATagcaatcatcatcagcgtagCTATACTGGGTGCAGTTTCGGTCATGGCCGGGATGGGCCGAGACGTAGATGGTGAACAGGGTTGGGCGATCTAACCTTGCCGAACCGATACCTCGAGGGACTCCGGCAGCTGGTTCGAATACTGTGTGCATTACCGATGTGTACGTTGAGAGAGAAAAGATTGTATCTATGATAGGCTTGGGGCCCAGATTCATTTATATACTAGACCTACAGGGTGTTCATCACGAgccaactatttaaatgttcaataactccgctatttgtaagtcgattttgacacatgaacaagatttatatggggtatagaatgccgtttattaacaatatACCCGCAGCATACAATATcaatcaaatgaccgcctccattagacacacaaaaggcggccttttttgggcatttttcattgtatttgacaacatttcggtaatagacaacgtaacagcagcagcttccgctgtgatgttagctttcagttcttcaatgttcttcggttggctctggcatacaccttactctACGAATAATCCCACCGGAAAGAtgtcagaagaaattcggcagtTTTCGTACAGTTTTCGCAGCttaacgattattttcaatgtagagcgctacaatttcagtcctctgttttaccgtaaattgatctgatgactaaaacggcatagcCTGtagtttcagaatctggctacTCCACTTACATCCACTTACAAGTGGCGAAGTCATTCcacatttaaatagttggatcgtgatggaacaccctgtagtccggctgattttttgttgttcctgCTTGCACGGATGTTTCTGATCAGTGGAAAAGGCCTAGCCTCTTGAATCTTTGGTCTCTGAAGATGCACACACTCGCAGACTGGATGCTCTCTTTTTATCGCTTTTATCGCTCCACAGCGTTTATTTGTTCTAAGCATTAGGTCCTCCAATTAATTAttgcggttttacaatggCTGGCATTGCTCACTAAATGtcataatttgatttaatgaaatatgtgtttgacaacTACTGTCATTACGTATCTAACGCAGtgtaggtttttgttttgattaacaaCAACGCGTGTAAACAACATCTTTTTCAAGCGTCTGAAAATGCCGAGGTTTGTTCctggaaaagtgttttttcccTGGGAGTAATTCTTCATTACTTCGGTTGCGGTGAGgtgcagttttttttacatttttggtGATGAAGAACGGtggcagcattgctcgatcaggATGACGCATGTCAGACGCAACAAGAGCTTGCAGAAACGTtaggagttttttttttttttttttaaatcttagaagaacggactgggccgtatttattaaatttaattaatagttatcttaatctaacttaacaaggTTATCTTAATCACtatgtggcatttcctccactaCAGAGTGGCCTTATCCCGGGCTAACTCGGCTGTATGATGATGAACGTAATACACCACGTGTGTCAGTTCATGTTGTAAGTAttattgccgttgccgaatgTGGATGTGTTTACTACTAATAGGTGAAGTTCCGTGAGACCCATAGCTGATTGTGTATGATGGTGGCCGATAGCTGTATATTGTTCCGGGGGTTGccggtgtttgtggtttcttcAGTGGCTATTGATGGCGATTCTATTGGTAGTGATTTCCGTGGCTATTGATGGCGTTTCTATTGATGGTGGCTTCAATGGTTATTGGAACTATTGGAAGAAACTAGACATGAAGATTGTGTTTTCATGAATCTGTTTATGGCACTCTCTGTGGGTGGCCATCGTTGGTTTTCCAAACGTTAGGAGTTGATCACAAGACAATTCCCAAGCGCCAGCCGACGCCTagaagatgggagaaagtagtagctacTAATGGAAAATACTTTCCTCCCTTACTAGTCATATattttgttgtggttgttaGGGTAAACGAAtgtcgaaacgaaaacggaacaggAATTAATTGGAGGCCCTAATATGAAGACAATTTGTCTTGCTGTCGCAATTTGAAAAAACCAAAGAAACTCGGGTCATAAAGGGTTGTTAGTCATCGTCATTGCGACAGGCTGTAATGGTGGTGGAGCCATAGCCTAGCTTGTGTTGGCTTTCCAGGACGTGaaggtggggggggggggggtggttATGCGCTGCGTAGTAAAAAGTGAAATCTTTCAACCTCGGCGGGCTCGCCGCCGCGCCGGGGTTTGAGTCGGAGAAATCTTCTTACCTGGACTGGGACTTGCGAATTAATATTCATGCGCGCGCTTTCcgatttgtttcgatttattCGTTTTTAAAATTGGAACGATTTATGATGGCCACGTCCCGGATGACGACCTTGGTCCTCTCGGCAAGGAATGAAAATTGTAAACCATCTCCCACAcccgcaaccgcaaccaccCCGGCCCCGACTCCACCGACTCCGAATTGGGTATCATaaagccgttttttttttcaattatccTGCGTCGTGTTCGTGTCCCGGATTCCCCATCCCGACCTCATCCCGGATCCGACCTCAATTGCTACCAATCGAGTCTGgccccccggggtggtggcGTCGCATGTTGATAGGACGGGTTGATGGGTTGAttgggcgggggggggggggagagctTGCTCATCAGTTggcctcctgctgctgctgctgctgctgctggctgctccGGACTCGGAACCGAATCCAGAAACCTTTCTCAGCGGACGGCCCCAGCGAGCTGACCTTCATCCGTATCGGGTGCTGCGTTTGCGGGCCCATCTCCAGGTGGAAGGTGGAGAGGAGGTAATAAAAGACGGCCTTCGTTTCCATGAGGGCAAAGCGTGACCCGATGCAGTTCCGTGGCCCCAGCCCGAACGCGAGCATCGTCGTGGGATCGACCGCACCGGCAGCGAAGCGCTCCGGGTAGAAGCGGTCCGGCTCGGGAAACAGTTCCGGATCGCGCATGATCGCCCACGCCGGAATCCACAGACCGTCGCCCTTCCGCAGCTGCACCGTGTTGCCGTCGTAGTCCCGCAGCTCGTACGGCTTGGTGCAAAGGCGATCGAGGAACGGGGCGGGCGTCCACTTGCGGAGCGTTTCCTGGGCGACCATGTCGAGGTACGCCATCGATTGCATCGTTTCGTACGTGAACGGTCGCCCGCCCAGGTTGGTGCGCACCTCGTCGATCTCGTCCCGAAGCTTCCGTTGCACGTCCGGATTGACGGCCAGCTCGTGGGCCATGAACGCGGACAGCGTCGACACGGTGTCGTACCCGCCGAAGAAGAACACCGTGCACTGTGCCACCATATCGTCGTCGGTCCAgtctgagagagagagcgcgatcATCAAGAAGTCGAAGAATTTCGCCCCCCAGAAATTGCTGGATTGCACTTACCCATCGTGCGCTTCGGGTGCCCCGACTGGCCATCATCCTCGACGACGTTCTCATTCTCGTCGAACTTTAGCTCCTGTTTGCGGGCCGCCATCAGCAGGTTGATCATGTCCGGCCGGACGATACGCTGCTGTTCGCGCTGCGCGATCGTATCGCGGACGACGTGCCGGAAGAAGCGCGTCATACGCTCGCTGAATAGGCGCAACCGGAGCAGGCGCATCAGCCGGGGGAACGAGCTGAACGCGAGGAACTTGATGCCCTGCCAGCCGTCCAGGTTGGTCAGCTCCTTGCCGAGCGTGTAGAACGCGTTCGTCCGGTCGCGGAACGAGTTGATCTCGATGCCGAACGCGCACGTCGCCAGGATGTCGTTACCGAACCGCCGGAACAGCTCCTTCATCTCCAGGTCCGACCGGCCGTCGGTGCCCGTCTCGGCGCGGATCGTCTGGACGGCCGCCTCGCAGTACGCCGTCACGAGGCCGAACATCTGGCGCATCTTGGCGCCGGTGAACGCCGGACTCAGCACGGCCCGCATGTTCCGCCAGCGGGTGTCCCGCATCGCGAACAGCGCCCGGCCGAACAGTGGATCGTGGTTCTCGTCCAGCTCGATCCGGTGGTTGAGGAAGTGGTCAAAGTCTTTGATGCAGATCTGCTTCACCAGCTCCAGGTCACGGATCACGTAGATCGGCGACAGGAAGTCGTAGTAGCCGAAgaaccggtgccgccggaaccgCTGGTACATGTCGGACAGCACGTCGGCCACGTGGCGCCGGCGCAACACGAAGTCGGCCCCGTTCCCGAGCACCGACGTGGGCCGGACGTGGGCAACGCCACGCTCGGCAAAGTAGCGCTGGGCGCGCACcacgtagtagtagtagagcAGGGCTAGCGACCCGACCAGCAGGAGGCCCTCGAACGAGAGCAGGCCGGCCACCAGCGAGTGGCCCACCGTAAGGAGTGCCATCAGGTCGGAGAGCGGTCTTGGGGTTCTCTGGAATCTCGGGAATACTTGCTCTTCTAGTAACTCTGCTTGATagttctttctctctatctccgATCTGCGATGTCCGTCACGGTTGACGCTGGGCACGGAACTGAACTGGCTTGGCGATGCGCACACGCCCAAGATACCTCTCTCCgggtcgggcgggcggtcgggtggtcgggcgggcggggaacaaatatttgaattGATATCAATTTGAAGAGACTATTAGCGCGGGTGctctcgtgcgcgcgcgcgcctttctGTTTCTTGCCATGTCACGGTCAGGGTGCCGgccacccccccccctccccctccccaCCACCCGCCACGGGTGGAGTCAAGTGGATGCGATGCTCGCTGCTCGATGCTCGGCGGACGGCGAATCAATGTCTCTATCACATTAGGTTGGTCGAAAACGGAAGCCGCGCTTTAGCCTTGGTTTTTAAGGATttggttttcccatttttttgcgtcaaatatgcgCCCCGTTTTTGATGGCTATTTTGTGAACCCAATGGTTCATAATGTCTTGGTCCTAATTAGGGGAGAAGAACTGTAGTAATCCAGTTTGCTCAACGCGATGCTCAGTAGAACCTTTCATGGCACCAACcgagaaaatgattttttttttatttttggtcaaCCCAATCACAAGTGCGCCGTGTGCTTCCGCGTTGGAGCGCCTGCCGCCGAAACGGTTGCAGGGAGGAGCTgcaccaccagacacacaccaccgtCTGCGGCAAGCAAACAGACTGGAGACAATTCACGGAGATAACTACTGATTGCTGCCGGGCCGGCAACGATAGGAACCCCATCCCAATATGCCCCAGCTGTTTAACCCCCCTTTGTggacacatttttgtttttcggtacCGTCTATTAAATAAATGAAGCAATCTCGTCAAAACAATCTGTGGACGCGTCTGTTTTGGGAACCTTtgccgtgataagtgattcttcttccttccttctccgGCAACTAGCGGCGGCCCCGAGCGATAATGTGCATCTTCTGgtgctcttctgtaacattgtGCTTCTTGTGGGTGGGTTTTGTGAGCGACCGTCGCGCCCAGGTCAGAAACCAGCCACCGAATCGTACCGGTTTCCCCAACTTGCCCCACCCCAAAAGCGAACACCCCAACTTGCCAGCGAGACGTGCCACTACACGGCGAGGGGTATTGTGGTGACTGCAACATACATTTCCGTAACATCCTAGAGACAAAGCATTATGGGGGATATGACGTACGAATTTAATCATTTCGTTTGTCTTTCATAATGCTTTGTTGCTGGGAATGTCCTGCCAGAAATCGGAATTCAGACCGAGATAAGATTCACGCGTTTGCGGGGAGGATATGCCCGTCCCTTACACAAACAAATCTAATGAccgaaaaattaaataataggCAAATGGCGAGCATATAAAACTCTATTCGAACAACATATTTGAACATTTCATAGGCTGttatttcgattatttttaaCAAGTAAGAAAAAGGGAAGTGACCTTAATACATAAGAGATATTCGTAAATTGATTCAGGCCCACTGTTTCCTTGCATCCTAGAGATAAAATATTATGGGTGGTGTAACGTACTTAATAACGCATTTCGTTTTATCACTCGTAATATTTTAATTCTGGGAACGCACCAATATCAGTGGAAGGAAAACCCttcatcaaaaacaaaactaatgaCTAAGCATTAAATCATTGGCAAatgggaagcataaaacactaTTCGTGTAACTATTTGAGCATACCTTGGGTCGTTATTTCGACATTTTTAACTTATGGAATAAAAAAAGACAGTTAAGTGAACAAAATACAAGATAATCGTAAATTGATTCGGGCGCACAGCTTCCTTGCATACCAGAGATAAAATATTACGGCTGTTGTCACGTACCTAATATAGCATTTCGTGGAATAGTCGTAATGCTTTGTTTCTGGGAATGTCCTGTCAGAAATCGGAATTCAGACCGAGATAAGATTCACGCGTTTGCGGGGAGGTTATGCCGGTCCCTTACACAAACAAATCTAATGACCGAAAAATTAAGTAATAGGCAAATGGCGAGCATATAAAACTCtattcgaaaaacaaaactaatgaCTAAGCATTAAATCTTTGGCAAatgggaagcataaaacactaTTCGTGTAACTATTTGAGCATACCTTGGATCGTTATTTCGGCACTTCAAACTcgtgaaattaaacaaacagtGAAAGAAATAATAGTGTTTTTTGATGACTGCATCATACATTTCCGTAACATCCTAGAGACAAAGCATTATGGTGGATATCACGTACGAATTTAATCATTTCGTGTGTCTGTCATAATGCTTTGATTCTGGGAATGTCCTGCTAGAAATCGGAATTCAGACCGAGATAAGATTCACGCGTTTGCGGGGAGGATATGCCCGTCCCTTCCACAAACAAATCTAATGAccgaaaaattaattaatagGCAAATGGCTAGCATATAAAACTCCATTCGAACAACATATTTGAACATTTCATATGCTGttatttcgattatttttaacaagtaagaaaaagtgaagtgaaCTTAATACATAAGAGATATTCGTAAATTGATTCAGGCGCACTGTTCTCTTGCATCCAAGGGATAAAATATTACGGCTGTTGTCACGTACCTAATATAGCATTTCGTGGAATGGTCGTAATATTTTAATTCTGGGAATGCACCAAAATCTGTGCTTCGTCCGCTCCCTACTTTAGAAAGGGGGGCCAGCATACATCTTGGTAAGTTTCAGCAAAACCgcggatagttttc
This window of the Anopheles cruzii chromosome X, idAnoCruzAS_RS32_06, whole genome shotgun sequence genome carries:
- the LOC128270974 gene encoding probable cytochrome P450 9f2 — encoded protein: MALLTVGHSLVAGLLSFEGLLLVGSLALLYYYYVVRAQRYFAERGVAHVRPTSVLGNGADFVLRRRHVADVLSDMYQRFRRHRFFGYYDFLSPIYVIRDLELVKQICIKDFDHFLNHRIELDENHDPLFGRALFAMRDTRWRNMRAVLSPAFTGAKMRQMFGLVTAYCEAAVQTIRAETGTDGRSDLEMKELFRRFGNDILATCAFGIEINSFRDRTNAFYTLGKELTNLDGWQGIKFLAFSSFPRLMRLLRLRLFSERMTRFFRHVVRDTIAQREQQRIVRPDMINLLMAARKQELKFDENENVVEDDGQSGHPKRTMDWTDDDMVAQCTVFFFGGYDTVSTLSAFMAHELAVNPDVQRKLRDEIDEVRTNLGGRPFTYETMQSMAYLDMVAQETLRKWTPAPFLDRLCTKPYELRDYDGNTVQLRKGDGLWIPAWAIMRDPELFPEPDRFYPERFAAGAVDPTTMLAFGLGPRNCIGSRFALMETKAVFYYLLSTFHLEMGPQTQHPIRMKVSSLGPSAEKGFWIRFRVRSSQQQQQQQQEAN